atttaTATGATGAAATTTTCAAAACTTTAAAATTCCTCACATTTTtagtttattgaagaaaaatgaactacaaaataatttgtaataataatgttttaaaatttcttttataaaataggAAAATTTTAAAACCCTATAACCTTCAATGTAAATTTATAAACCTAATAGTTGATATCTAAGAAGTTTGAATAATTTCGAATTTTAcaatgggagaaaaaaaatgataatttatatgtaaaaataaagaaatcacatgaatgattgaaaatcttgcaagaaacactatgaaaaatctagagctttttcataaaacattttaaaaaaaaattgttcttgtgagattttactagacaagtttttcaagagaaataagatttaatcatttttttgaatttcaaatcctacatgacaaataaaactaagttggaattaaaaaaaaaaaagatctagtagtgaatttcgaaatatgaaattggTGAAATAGATGATAAATTgcttgtaaaaataaagaaagcacaaaaatgattgaaaatcttgcaagaaacactatgaaaaatctagagctttttcatcaaacattttaaaaaaaaattgttcttgtgaGATTTTAATAAACaagttttcaagagaaataagatttagtcttttttttttaatttcaaattctacatgaaaaataaaactaagttgatatttttttttaaaaaaacctctagtagtgaatttcgaaatatgaaattggagaaatagatgataatttgtttgtaaaaataaagaaagcacaaaaaCGATTGAAAATGTTACAAAgaacactatgaaaaatctagagttttttcatcaaacactttcaaaaaaataattcttgtgggtttttactaaacaagttttttaagagaaataagatttactcatctatgtgaatttcaaatactacataacaaaaaaaaaagatggattttttttgaaaaaaatagaaaatctactagtgattttcgaaaatgacatagaaaacttacttgaaaatactttcaaaaattggagcttcttcaataaacaagttttttaagatgagtaaattttgtataaaaatatatataatatatagaaaATTCGAAATATGCTTTATTAATTAGCCAACTAATTGTAGTTGGGAAGATATGAGTCATTAATGCATAAGGAATGAATCTGGAAAGAACAAGGAATGAacaaagaatgaaagaaatggagaaggaatgaagaaggaatgGGGATATGGAATCTTGGAATGaatcttaaataatgatttttttaattatttaattaaattaaaaggtgACCGCCATGTCAGCAGGTGGCCCATTACcaagtttgaaaaaaaatcaaagatagCATTAATTAACATCTTTAAATGTGGACCATTGGATCTTAATCCAATGACTATTAATTGACAACACATCCATGGGGAAAAAACTCAATCACCATTAAGAGtgaacccatatatatatataatatatatatatatatatatatcctagtaagaatataaatTGCTTTAAGTACACCTCCTATCACAAGGAGAGGAAGAATAATAAAAATTGTCTTGATGATATGATAGAGTGGataaatgatgaaattaaataccctaAGTTTTTCATCCATTGAGttttttgttatttgtttatttaattttcaattgataatttagttatttagttatttttatttttatttttgaaatccaATTTTTAGTAACCAAATAGAACTAAGAAATTAATtaattggtaattaatattcaatcatcgtgggaacgatactttactttCTATTTTATTACTTGTAAACGATATGTATACTTGCGTCATCAAATTTTCACAATAGTATGAAACCCATACGAACTCCAGCTAAGCATAACTGGTCTAAGAAAAGCATATTTTTTTAAACTTGATCGTTAGAAAAACTTGTTATTTAGGCATAATCTTGATGTAATGCATATTGAGAATAATGTTTGCCATAGTGTCTTGGGTACTATGTTAAGCATAGATGGAAAATCTAAAGATATAGATAAATCAAGACTTGGTCTAGCAaacatgaaaaagaaaaaagctcCATATTTTCAAGGATGGGAACATGTGGAAGAAACCTCATAATTTCAATTATCTGGTATATCAATTATTCGATAGATTAATTTTCTCTACCAATTTCattgttaattataattttaaaaatattgtaatatataaattaaaaatttaaaaacttttCTCGATGTAATTTTTTGCCAGAATAAGTATTATACATTATTGGCTGGAAATATCTTTATTCGAGCAAACTAGCCCACTTTTGCTTGCACATGTTAAAATTAAACCTGTACCGGTGCTAAATTGTGCGAGAAAAGGTCGTTTTGCTGGCATTGAATTGACACGGGCAATGGTCATGTTTTTTCGGCGTCAAACTTTTCACGGTGTAAAATTGCCGATAATGGTCATTTTCACAACTTCAAGTATTGGTTTTTTGTCAGCGTGTTCCTTTTTTCTTGGAGCACTTAACCATTGATGATGTGTTGAACACCACAACACGTGAAAAcataattactttattattacaAAAGTAATTACACAAAGATTTGAATACAATATTTTATTACAACACACTCTAAACACTTACACACTTTGTTTTGGAGCATTCACTTAATAATTTATCTCACACTCTTTTTAGACACACATATATAATACTTACTTAGACTCACACTTTTGGGACACTCACTTTGCTACTTTTTTTCTAAATGATTCTAGAACCCTCTATATATTGTCTAATTAGTtctaagtttcttcaagaactttcTAGAATATTCTATGTTCTTCCTAGTATATTGTAGAACATTCTAGAACTCTAGAGAATTCTAGATACGGTAATGACTTTTAACACTCCCCCACATTACCGAATCTCTAAGCTTCTTCTCGTTTGACGAGGTTTAGTTGAGTTCTGAATTTCGCAAACTTGATTGTGCTTAGTCCTTTGGTGAATATGTCAGCAACTTGATCATCTGTGTTGATTTGTCGCATCTCTATTTCTTCTTGAAGCACTTTTTCTCTCAGAAAATGATAATGCACTTCCACGTGCTTTGTCCTTGCATGAAATACTAGATTTTCTGCTAAGCGAATAACATAATGATTATCAAAATAAAGCGACATTGCATTGTCTGTAGATTGGTGTAGATCCTTCATTAGTTGCATCAACCACGTACTTTCCTTAGCTGCCATTGCTGCTGCTCTATATTTTGCTTCAATGGTTGACAAGGACACCGTTGGTTGCCTTTTGCTATACCAAGATACAACTCCAGATCCAAGCTTGAATACATACCCAGTAGTTGATCGACGGGTATCATGATCTCCAGCATAATCAACATCACAGTATCCAACTATCTTAACCTCGTCACCTTTCTTATATAGGAGACCATTGTTAATGCTATCTTTGACATACCCCAGCATTCGTCGCACTGCTTCCAAATGAGGTTTCTTTGGGTGTTGCATATACCGACTTGTTACACCAATTGCATACGAGATATCTGATCGAGTCAATGTTAGATAAATTAGACTACCAACCATCTGTCGGTACATTGCTCCATCTTGCAAGTCCTTCCCTTCATGCGCACATAACTTGGCATTAACTTTCATAGGTGTTGAGATGGACTTGCACTTGAGCATTCCAAACCTTTGCAATAAATCTCTTgcgtacttttgttgatagagaAATAAACCTTCCTTAGTTCGGTCAACTTCTAATCCAAGGAAGTGTTTCAATTCTCCAAGTTACTTCATTTGAAAGCGAACTGACATGTTCTCCTTTGTTTGACAAATTTCTGCTTCATCATCGCCAGTGATGATAAGGTCATCAACACATACCAAAACAATTGCGATCTTTACTTCCTTTACTTTAACAAATAAGCTTGAATCTGCATGTGCTCTGACATATCCACTCTCCACTAAGAACTTAGCAATCTTGCCATACCATGCTCTTGAAGCCTGCTTCAATCCATAGAGCGCCTTTTTCAGTT
The genomic region above belongs to Humulus lupulus chromosome 1, drHumLupu1.1, whole genome shotgun sequence and contains:
- the LOC133832370 gene encoding secreted RxLR effector protein 161-like; its protein translation is MKVNAKLCAHEGKDLQDGAMYRQMVGSLIYLTLTRSDISYAIGVTSRYMQHPKKPHLEAVRRMLGYVKDSINNGLLYKKGDEVKIVGYCDVDYAGDHDTRRSTTGYVFKLGSGVVSWYSKRQPTVSLSTIEAKYRAAAMAAKESTWLMQLMKDLHQSTDNAMSLYFDNHYVIRLAENLVFHARTKHVEVHYHFLREKVLQEEIEMRQINTDDQVADIFTKGLSTIKFAKFRTQLNLVKREEA